DNA from Methanomassiliicoccus luminyensis B10:
ATCAAGCTCCCAGCGGACCTCCCGCACCAGATCGGGGAACGAACCCCGCCGGGAGCCGGGGGTGTCCAACCTCACCCCGGCCAGGTCCCTGATCGTTTCCGCCGCCAATATGGCATCGGCCTTCTCGTCGGAATAGGTATCGACCAGCGCTATCCTCGGCACAGAGGGCTCGGTGAACTCGTCGAACGCGCGGAACGCCTCCTGGGACGAGCCGAGCATGACGATGAGGGCGTGGGGCATGGTGCCGTCCGGCTCCTTCCCTATGAGCTCGGCGCCCATCAGCGAGGAGACGCCGTCGCAGCCGCCGATGTAGGACGAACGGTCCAACATGGGGCTGATGGCCGGATGCGTCCTCCTGACCCCGAACGCCATCATCGGCCGGTCCTTGGCGGCCTTGCGGCACCGCGCCGCCATGGTGGCGACGCCGGTGGAGTGGCACATGAACCCCAGCATGGGGGTCTCCATCACGCAGTATTCAGAATAGGGGCCTTCGATGTTGAGCACCGGGAGCTTGATCCCGCTCTGGGTGCGGCACGGGAACACCGTGCCCTCCGGCAGGCCCCATATGTCCACATTCTTCCCCTCCAAGAGGCGCAGGGCCTCCTCCAGGCCGCAGAACACCCCCCACTTCCAGTCGCGGGGGAACTTGGCCAGGGTCATCTCGGCCAGCGCCTCCGCCCCCAGCATGTCTTTGGCCTTCAGGACCTCCATGGTGCGGATGAAATAAATGTCGGTCGTCCTGCCCTGGACAATGTCCTCGTCGGTGGCGGTGAAGAAGCGCTTCAAAGTGATCCCCGGATAATGTTTGTTAAGATGCCGCCACAACGCCCTGGAGTGATAAATCATTTTCCCACGGATGCTGTCTGGACGTCCTTCATGCGAATGGATAAAAATAGGAAGGGGGGCGGACACGCCCGTTTCAGCTCAGCGCCTTGAAGGCCGAGGTGCCCGCGTATTGGGCCTTGGGGCCGAGCTCCTCCTCGATGCGCAGGAGCCGGTTGTACTTGGCGGTCCTCTCCGCTCTTGCCGGCGCCCCGGTCTTGATCTGACCGCAGCCCAGGGCCACCGCGATGTCGGCGATGGAAGTGTCCTCGGACTCGCCGGAGCGGTGGCTCACCATGACCGCGTACCCGGCGCTCTTGGCGAGGGCCGCGGCGTCCATGGCCTCAGATACGGTCCCGATCTGGTTGACCTTTAGGAGCAGGGCGTTCCCGGCCCCCATGTCGATGCCCTTCTGGAGCCTTTCCATATTGGTGACGAAGATGTCGTCGCCCACCAGCTGCAGCCGGGAGCCCATCTTCCGGGTCATCTCGGCCATGGTAGAGTAGTCATCCTCGAACACGGGGTCCTCCAGGCTGATTATCGGATAATCGTTCACCAGCCCGGCATAGAGGTCCACCAGCTCCCCGGGGCCGAGGTCCTTGCCGTCCACCGAATACACTCCCTCCTTATAGAACTCGGAGGCCGCCGCGTCGACGGCCAGATAGACATCCTTGCCCGGTTCGTAGCCGGCCGCCTCGATGGCCTTGAGGATCACGTCCAGCGCCTGCCTGGTGGTGTCCAGCGGGGGGGCGAAGCCGCCCTCGTCGCCGATGTTCACCGCTCCCACGCCATAAGTGCCCTTCAAGATCCCCTTGAGGGACTGGTACACCTCAGAGCCGGTGCGCAGGGCCTCCGCGAAGGCCTTTGCCCCGGCCGGCGCGATCATGAACTCCTGGATCTTCAGGTTGCTTCCGGCGTGCTTCCCCCCATTGAGGATGTTCATCATGGGCACCGGCAGAACGTGGCTCCCCGCCACCAGGTGCTCGTGCAGCTCCTTGCCGGTGACGGCCGCGCCGGCCTTGGCCGCGGCCAGGGACACCGCTACAGTAGCGTTCGCCCCCAGCCTCCCCTTGTTCGGCGTGCCGTCGAGCGCGATCATGGCCTTGTCGACGGCCCTGAGGTCCGTCACGTCCATCCCCTTGAGCTGGGGGGCGATGAGGGTGCGAACGTTCTCCACAGCCTTCTGCACGCCCTTACCGCTGTACCTCTTGCCTCCGTCGCGCAGCTCCAGGGCCTCGTGGGACCCCGTGGACGCCCCGGAAGGCGCGATGGCCGGCACCACCAGCTTGTCGACGGCGATCTCCGCCTCGACGGTAGGGTTGCCCCTGGAATCCAAAACCTCTCTGGCCCATACACGGGTGATCTTTGACGATGACATTTTAGCTCGACTCTCCTCGATGATCCCAAGTATATTATGGAGTGGATAATACAGGACCCCTTTTATGTCCTTTCTTCGAGGGATGAGAAAAATGATCAGCGAGTGACCTTGACCGCGGCGGGGACCTCCCCCTCCACGATCTCCATGTTGCGCTCCAGCAACGCCATCTCCCTAAGGTCCAGTGCGCGGGGGTCCACCGATACGATGAGCCGGGACTTGTACTCCATCACTACCTCAGTGATGCGGTGGATCATCTTCAGCACCTTGTCGAAGCTGTTGTTGACGATGAGGAACTCCACGCCGTCGATGAGGACGACGCTGTCGTCGGACTTCTCGATGAAGCGGATGACCGTGTCGCCCAGGATCCCGATGTTGGCGGGGTTCACGTAAACCTTGCCCAGCTGGTTGCTGAGCCAGATTATCGGGGTCTCCTCCAGCCCCCACTCCTGGCGCACCACCGCAGGGAACTGTCGGGTTATGCACAGCCCCTGGATGTTATGAGTGACCTGGTCCACGAAGATCTCGAAGGACTTGGTGGCCTTCTGCTCCTTGACCACATAGCTGAGCCCGCGCCGGAGCTCGTACTTCTTGGCGGACTTCCTGGCCTTCTCCATACCCTCCGGGGCGGAGGCCTTCTTCTTGGTCAGGAAATGGAATATGCCGGATGGTTCCTTGATCTCAGGGACCTCCTGCACCGGCGGCCTCTCATCCAGTGCTGTCCTCAACCGATCGGACAGCTCCTTGTTGTTGAACGGCTTGCGGATATAGCCGGAAACGACGTCCTGCAGGCCGAAGATGTCCGTCCCCACATCGGTGGTGGCGGTGAGCATCATGACCTTGGTGGAAACTGTTACGCCCTCCTCCTTCAGCTTGCGGAGGACGCTCCACCCGTCCATGTCCGGCATGTTAATGTCAAGAAGAATCAGATCGGGTCGCTCGCTGTCGGTCTTCTCCAGGGCTTCCTTACCCCCTGACGCGGTCAGCGGGACGAAGCCTGCTCCGGAGACGAGCTCCGAGACTATGTCCTGTATAGCCGGATTGTCGTCGACGATGAGCACCTTCTTGATAAGTCCCGCCTCCCCAGATAACCAAGCTCATCGAAGCGAGAAACTATGCTAAAAACCTATCCCCATGATTATTATCTATGCGATGAAGATAGTTTGTGGAAACGACGAAGCGGGGGCGGAGCCCCCAATTGAAAATAGGAAGGAGGTTTAAGCCTTTCTGCTTTCCTTCGCCTTCTGGCGGAGGCCGTCGTAGCCACAGCGGCGGCAACGGGTGGCCCTGGGGGCGTTCCGCGCGTCGCACTTCATGCAGATCTTCTTGTTAAGAAGCCTCTCGTCAGCTTCCTTGAAACGTGCCATATGAGTCCTCTGCCGTGATGAATATGATAGTCATATAAATAAATTGGGTAGGACTGGCCCCACTCAGTCTGCACTGTCCGCGCGGTTCTCGCCGACAAGGGCCAGATATGCCAGCAGGGACTCCAGCTGAATGCGTTCGTTCGACCCTTCCACTATGCGGAACTCTATCTCCCCGGTGCGGTCGACCAGGCGGACCTTTTCGTAGTCCGGGATGTCGAGCTCGAACACGGTGCGGTGGATCTGCTTCAGGATGTCCTCGCCGGAGAGCCCATATGATATCATGATATCGTCCAGGCGGTTCCGCGCTGCGATGAACTCGCCTGACAGCGCGACCTCCAGGAGCTGCTTTACCTCCTCCGGCCTGGCCATGCCGGTGGTGTGATAGACCAGCTCAACGGTGATTTTCTCGCCCAGCGACGCCGCCACCTGCAGCGAGTTCACGGCCTTTCTCATGTCCCCCTGAGAGACATGGACGAGGGCATCTAGCGCATCATCCTCAATGGACAGCATCTCCGCCGCTGCAATCTGGCCGAGGTTCTTCTTGATGTCCTCCGGTCTGAGGGGGCGGAAACGGAACACCGCGCATCTGGACTGTATCGGCTCGATAATGCGTGATGAAAAGTTACAGCTCAGGATGAACCTGCATGTCCTACTGTACCGCTCCATTGTCCGCCTTAGGGCGGCCTGGGCGTCGGAGGTGAGGGCATCCGCCTCATCCAGGAAGATGATCTTGAAATCAGCCCCCCCTATGGGGGCGGTGCGAGCGAACTCCTTGATCTTCCCGCGCACCACGTCGATGCCCCTCTCATCGGAGGCGTTGAGCTCGTTGAAGTTGCCCTTCCAGGAATCGGCGTACAGTTCCCTCGCCAGGGCTATGGCTGAGGTGGTCTTCCCGGTCCCGGCGGGGCCGGCGAACATGAGATGAGGAAGGTTCTTGGCCGTCACGTACGACTGCAAACGGTCCACGATGTCCTTCTGGCCCACCACGTCCTTGAGGCTCCGGGGGCGATACTTCTCGATCCAAATCTCGTTCATGCGCGTCCGGGCCGTCCTAAGGGTATAGTGCGAGTTAAAGGTTTTGACCACCATGCTGAATGGGTGCAGCGTCGCCCCGTGCTCGACAGGAGCCAGCACCTTCGGGCGCTGCTCGGTAAATTATTAGTACGTTGCATGGGCAACCACGTCCGTCCAAGTCATCTTGGAAGGAGCTGAGCTAACAATGGTCACCTGCCCAAATTGCCGTGCCGAGGTGGAAACCGGAGCCAGGTTCTGCGGGACCTGCGGATGCAACCTGGAACAGGCGCAGCGCGCGGAGCGGCGTGCCGAACCGGTCCGGGCCCAAGAGCAGCCCTGCGAGCCTGCCCGGGAACAGCGGCAGTACGTTCCGCCTCCCGCGCACACCCACGCTCAATACGAACAGCCTGAGCGGCCTCGAGAGCCGCCCAGAGCTGCCCAGACGCAGTATCGGCCCTCGCAGCCGCCGCAACAGCAACAGCCTCAATATCAGCAGTATCAGCAACCGCAGGCCCAGTACTCGCAGTATGATCAGTACCAGCAGCAGCGCCCGCAGTACCCGTCATATTACGGTCCCCATATGAAGAGCGCGGGAGCGGCCGCGGTCCTCGCGTTCATCCTGGGATTGTTCGGCATTATGGGCATCGGACACATGTACGTCGGCAAGCTCACCAGAGGATTCATCATACTGGCGGCCGGGATAATCCTCATCGCGGTGATCGCAGTGACCATCGTACTGGGGGTCGCCGCCCCGATATTATGGGCCGTCACCCTGATCTGCGGCATAGCGCTGATCCTCCTGCTCATATGGCAGACCTATGACGCATACAGGCTTGCGAACGAATACAATAGCAGCATCCACCGGTCCGGGCGCCCAGCGTGGTGACCCGGACCGTCACTGGAGGCAAACCCCCACCAAACCTCAATAGCATAATTTTATGAAGGCGTCCGGTAATGGTGCTCCCAGTGATGGATCCAAATGTTCTGTCCACAATGTGGTAAAAGCGTCCCGGAAGGGAGCAGGTTCTGCGAGCATTGTGGAGCGGCGGCTCCGGCACCGTCAGCGCGATATTCTGCACAGGTGCCGCCGGGCCAATATCAGGCTCCCCCGCCCCAGTACCAGGCGCCGCCTTACTACGGACCTCAGCCGTACGGGTATGCTGGTGCTCTGCCGATGAAGAGCGCGGGCATCGCTGCCATCCTGGCGGTCCTCATCCCCGGGCTGGGCCACATATATCTGGGTAAGATCACCGAGGGGATCGTCTACCTCGTCCTGGGTGTCATCATATTAGGCATGGGAGGCGCCGTAGCAGTGTTCCTCGGAGTGGCGACCGGAGGCGTTGGTTATCTGATCGGCCTCGGGATCATCGCCGTACTGTACCTGGCGTTCTGGGCGTGGCAGATCTACGACGCCTACAACAAGAGCAACCAGTACAACGCCTCGCTCCAGGGGAGCGGACGGGCACCCTGGTGAGCGGCCCATTATGCTGATCTTAGCATGAGGAGCGAGATACCCTTATCTAGCAACATGCTTATGGAACCCCCCAGAGAGGTTACTAATGACCTGCCCTAATTGTGGAAGTGAGGTCCCCGCCGAGGCGAAGTTCTGCGAGCACTGCGGAGCTGCTGCCCCGTCCGGGAACCAGCAATATGCTCAGGCGCCGGGCCAGTATCAGGCCCCTCCGTCTCAATACCAGGCCCCCCCACAGCTTATGGGCAGCCTCAGTATGGCGCGCCCCAGGGAGGGCCAATGTACGCTCCCATGCCCATGAAGAGCACCGGAATCGCTGCAGTCCTGGCGGTGCTGGTACCAGGGTTGGGCCACATATATCTGGGCAAGATAACCGAGGGGATAGTATTCCTCGTCCTCGGTGTGATCCTTGGAGTCATCGGGTTGCTGACCCTGTTCCTGATCTTCCTGCCGATCGTCTTCTGGATATGGCAGATCTACGACGCCTACAACAAGAGCAACCAATACAACGCCTCGATCCAGCAGACCGGGCGCGCTCCCTGGTAAAATCCCTTTCAGAATCCCTTTTCATTTTCCTTTTCCCCGATGTCCCCTGAAGGGCCTTCCGCAGAGTTCCATATTACATTTTGACAATCGTTATTTACATCCTGCATCATGCGGAGCCCTGAATGTCGCTCCTCGACCCCGGCCTGCTGGACCTGAACGGATTGTTCTACGCAGCTACGCTGCTGTTCTTCGTCTACGATCCGTTCGCCAGCCTGCCGGTGTTCATGGCCCTGACCAAGGGGTACGATGAGGCGACCACGCGCAGGAGCGCCAACCGCGCCATCCTGGTGTCGGGGGTGCTCCTGCTCATATTCGTCCTGATAGGGCAGCAGCTGCTGTCGGCCTTCGGCATCACCATCGACGGGTTCCGGGTGGCCGGCGGCCTGGTGCTCCTGCTCATGTCCATGGAGATCATATTCGGTCTGAACCTCATCCGCTCCAGCGACCAGAACGTGGCCTGGGTCATCATCGCCACGCCCATACTCACGGGCCCGGGGGTCATTACCACGGCCATCATACTGACCGTGCAGTATGGCGCCATCACCGTGCTGCTGGCGGCGAGCTTTTCCCTGATCATAACCTGGTTCCTGCTGAGGAACGCTTACCAAGTGGTGAAGCGCGTCGGCACGCAGGTCATCGACATCTTCTCCAAGGTGGTCGGCCTGCTCATCGCCGCCATGGCCATCGAATACATGTTCAGGGGGGCGAGCCAGTGGTTCGCATTGTACGGAGCCCAGTCTATCCTGGTGGCGATGGGGCTGTCCTGAACGACGTTACCAAAGGTTTATGACCGGCCTCCCTTCTTGGCGAGATATGGCTCGGTGCAGCAAGTGCGGTCAGGACGCGGTCACCTACATCCGCTACAACGGCAGCCATCTATGCGCCGAGCACTTCAAGGAATATGTGGAGCGGAGGGTCAAGAAAGAACTGCGGGACCAGGTGGACCTCAAAGATACCAAGAGGATCGCCGTGGCCATTTCCGGGGGCAAGGACAGCCTCGCCGCGCTGCTGCTGGTCCACGACGTCCTCGCCGAGCGGCGGGACGTGGAGATCTCCGCCATCACGGTCGACGAGGGCATCGCGGGGTACCGTCCCGAAGCGTTGGAGAAGGCCCAGAGGCTCTGCCGCGAGATCGATGTGCCGCACCACACCATATCCTTCGAGAACGAGCTGGACCTCACCATGGACGAGGTTTCCGGGCTGCTCGGCGAGCGGACCCCCTGCGCGTACTGCGGGGTGTTCCGCCGGAGGTGCATGAACAAGGTAGCCCGGGACATCGGGGCGGACGTCCTGGCCACCGGGCACAACCTCGACGACATGGCCCAGGCCGTGCTTATGAACTTCACCAGAGGGGACGTGGAACGGCTGGCGAGGCTGGGACCTCACGTCAAGGTACAGCCTGGGCTGGTGCCCCGCATACATCCTTTGCGGCAGGTGCCTGAGAAGGAAGCGTATCTCTACGCCATGCTGAGGGGGATCGACTTCTCCGACGCGGTGTGCCCCTATTGGGAAGCGGCCCTGCGCAACGAGTACCGGGACATCATCGATTCCATGGAAGCACGGTCCCCCGGCACCAAGTTCTCCATCCTGGCCAGCTACGACGCCATAAGGCCGCTGCTGAGGGAGAAGTACCCGCAGTCAAATCTGGCACTGTGCTCATGCGGAGAGCCGTCCCCGAGCGGCCGGTGCATGGCCTGCGCCTTGCTCGACGAGATAAAGAAAAGGAAAGGGTAAGGAGTTTGAAGGGGGAGCTCAGACCAGCTCCTTGTACCGGTAGGCCTCTTCGCCCTCGTTCAGGCAATATCGGACCTTGGTGAACTCCTTCTTTAGCTCCCACGCGTCCTTCTTGACGACCTGGGGGTCCTCCTTCTTCACCACTACGCGGTAGATGAGCCGGGCGACCTCTTCCATCTCGCCCTTCTCCATCCCCAGGCGGGTAAGCTCCTGCGTGCCCAGTCGTATGCCGGAAGGCTTGACCGCGCTGGTGTCGCCGGGGAGCATGTTCTTGTTGACGATGATGTTGGCCTTCTCCAGGTCCAGGGCGACCTGGGGGCCGCCGCCGTTCTTGGCCACGCTGACCGCCAAGGTGTGCGACTCGGTGAAGCCGAGGTGAGAGGCTTGTACGTCCAGGCCCATCTCGTACAGCGCGCTGCCGAGGGCTTTGGCGTTCTTGATGACCTGGCCGGCATACTGCTTGCCATAGATCTCGTACTCGGCCATGGTGACGGCGAGGGCGGCCATGGCGTGAAGGTGGTGCGAGGACGTGACGCCGGGGAAGGCGGCCTTGGCCAACTTTGCCTGGACATCGTCGCTGACCTTGTCGGCGATGATTATGCCGTGGTTGGGGCCGGGGAAGGTCTTGTGAGTGGAAGCGCTGATAACGTGCACGCCCTCCCTCAGGGGATCCTGGAACTTGCCGCCGGCGATGAGGCCGAGCACGTGGGCGGCATCATACCACACCACGGAGCCAGCCTCCTGCAGGGCGTCCTGGATCTCCTTGATGGGAGTGGGGAACAAGAACACCGACAGGCCGAACTGGGCGACCTTGGGCCTCTCCTTCTTCAGGAACTTCCTGGTGGCGTCGACGTCCAGGTTCCAGTTCTTATAATCCCATGGATAGTGAACGGGGTTGAGGCCCCTGAGGCCGACCGCGCCGAAGGGGGCGGTGGAGATGTGCGCGCCGGAAGCGAGCTCGGGGGTGGCGATCTTGTCGCCAGGCTGGGACAGCGCGAACAGGACCGCGATGTTGGCGACGGTGCCGGAGATCGGGCGGACGTCCACGAACTGGGCCTTGAAGATCTTCCGGGCGAGCTCGAGGCACTTCAGTTCCACCTTGTCCACGTAGATGTTGCCCTGGTAGTATCTCTTGCCGGGAAGACCCTCAGCGTATCTATCATGGAAGTCCGAAATCATCATCTCTTTCGCCAGGGGGCTCATGAGGTTCTCGGAGGCGATCATGGGGAGGCTCTCCTCGAACCACTTGGTGTGGGCCTTTACCTGGTCCCTAATCCAGTAAGCATCTTCCTTCATGAAAGTTACCGACGTGTCATACTGAAGCCTCTAAAAATAAATGTTGGTCGATTCTCCCCAGAGATAACATTGGTTAGGATG
Protein-coding regions in this window:
- a CDS encoding nicotinate phosphoribosyltransferase; protein product: MKRFFTATDEDIVQGRTTDIYFIRTMEVLKAKDMLGAEALAEMTLAKFPRDWKWGVFCGLEEALRLLEGKNVDIWGLPEGTVFPCRTQSGIKLPVLNIEGPYSEYCVMETPMLGFMCHSTGVATMAARCRKAAKDRPMMAFGVRRTHPAISPMLDRSSYIGGCDGVSSLMGAELIGKEPDGTMPHALIVMLGSSQEAFRAFDEFTEPSVPRIALVDTYSDEKADAILAAETIRDLAGVRLDTPGSRRGSFPDLVREVRWELDLRGYHKVKILLSGGLDDKTLPELVEAGADGFGVGTSISSAPTVDFALDIVEKDGAPVAKRGKFGGRKFLFKCPDCFNYEVSADQDEVPVCRCCGKEMRTASVKLMEGGKRTSKGKEPKDIRSDVLRQLEQLELN
- a CDS encoding DUF6677 family protein, whose amino-acid sequence is MYAPMPMKSTGIAAVLAVLVPGLGHIYLGKITEGIVFLVLGVILGVIGLLTLFLIFLPIVFWIWQIYDAYNKSNQYNASIQQTGRAPW
- a CDS encoding MarC family protein, with product MSLLDPGLLDLNGLFYAATLLFFVYDPFASLPVFMALTKGYDEATTRRSANRAILVSGVLLLIFVLIGQQLLSAFGITIDGFRVAGGLVLLLMSMEIIFGLNLIRSSDQNVAWVIIATPILTGPGVITTAIILTVQYGAITVLLAASFSLIITWFLLRNAYQVVKRVGTQVIDIFSKVVGLLIAAMAIEYMFRGASQWFALYGAQSILVAMGLS
- the eno gene encoding phosphopyruvate hydratase, whose amino-acid sequence is MSSSKITRVWAREVLDSRGNPTVEAEIAVDKLVVPAIAPSGASTGSHEALELRDGGKRYSGKGVQKAVENVRTLIAPQLKGMDVTDLRAVDKAMIALDGTPNKGRLGANATVAVSLAAAKAGAAVTGKELHEHLVAGSHVLPVPMMNILNGGKHAGSNLKIQEFMIAPAGAKAFAEALRTGSEVYQSLKGILKGTYGVGAVNIGDEGGFAPPLDTTRQALDVILKAIEAAGYEPGKDVYLAVDAAASEFYKEGVYSVDGKDLGPGELVDLYAGLVNDYPIISLEDPVFEDDYSTMAEMTRKMGSRLQLVGDDIFVTNMERLQKGIDMGAGNALLLKVNQIGTVSEAMDAAALAKSAGYAVMVSHRSGESEDTSIADIAVALGCGQIKTGAPARAERTAKYNRLLRIEEELGPKAQYAGTSAFKALS
- a CDS encoding replication factor C small subunit; amino-acid sequence: MNEIWIEKYRPRSLKDVVGQKDIVDRLQSYVTAKNLPHLMFAGPAGTGKTTSAIALARELYADSWKGNFNELNASDERGIDVVRGKIKEFARTAPIGGADFKIIFLDEADALTSDAQAALRRTMERYSRTCRFILSCNFSSRIIEPIQSRCAVFRFRPLRPEDIKKNLGQIAAAEMLSIEDDALDALVHVSQGDMRKAVNSLQVAASLGEKITVELVYHTTGMARPEEVKQLLEVALSGEFIAARNRLDDIMISYGLSGEDILKQIHRTVFELDIPDYEKVRLVDRTGEIEFRIVEGSNERIQLESLLAYLALVGENRADSAD
- a CDS encoding serine hydroxymethyltransferase, with protein sequence MKEDAYWIRDQVKAHTKWFEESLPMIASENLMSPLAKEMMISDFHDRYAEGLPGKRYYQGNIYVDKVELKCLELARKIFKAQFVDVRPISGTVANIAVLFALSQPGDKIATPELASGAHISTAPFGAVGLRGLNPVHYPWDYKNWNLDVDATRKFLKKERPKVAQFGLSVFLFPTPIKEIQDALQEAGSVVWYDAAHVLGLIAGGKFQDPLREGVHVISASTHKTFPGPNHGIIIADKVSDDVQAKLAKAAFPGVTSSHHLHAMAALAVTMAEYEIYGKQYAGQVIKNAKALGSALYEMGLDVQASHLGFTESHTLAVSVAKNGGGPQVALDLEKANIIVNKNMLPGDTSAVKPSGIRLGTQELTRLGMEKGEMEEVARLIYRVVVKKEDPQVVKKDAWELKKEFTKVRYCLNEGEEAYRYKELV
- a CDS encoding DUF835 domain-containing protein codes for the protein MLIVDDNPAIQDIVSELVSGAGFVPLTASGGKEALEKTDSERPDLILLDINMPDMDGWSVLRKLKEEGVTVSTKVMMLTATTDVGTDIFGLQDVVSGYIRKPFNNKELSDRLRTALDERPPVQEVPEIKEPSGIFHFLTKKKASAPEGMEKARKSAKKYELRRGLSYVVKEQKATKSFEIFVDQVTHNIQGLCITRQFPAVVRQEWGLEETPIIWLSNQLGKVYVNPANIGILGDTVIRFIEKSDDSVVLIDGVEFLIVNNSFDKVLKMIHRITEVVMEYKSRLIVSVDPRALDLREMALLERNMEIVEGEVPAAVKVTR
- a CDS encoding TIGR00269 family protein, producing the protein MARCSKCGQDAVTYIRYNGSHLCAEHFKEYVERRVKKELRDQVDLKDTKRIAVAISGGKDSLAALLLVHDVLAERRDVEISAITVDEGIAGYRPEALEKAQRLCREIDVPHHTISFENELDLTMDEVSGLLGERTPCAYCGVFRRRCMNKVARDIGADVLATGHNLDDMAQAVLMNFTRGDVERLARLGPHVKVQPGLVPRIHPLRQVPEKEAYLYAMLRGIDFSDAVCPYWEAALRNEYRDIIDSMEARSPGTKFSILASYDAIRPLLREKYPQSNLALCSCGEPSPSGRCMACALLDEIKKRKG
- a CDS encoding 50S ribosomal protein L40e — encoded protein: MARFKEADERLLNKKICMKCDARNAPRATRCRRCGYDGLRQKAKESRKA
- a CDS encoding zinc-ribbon domain-containing protein, with the protein product MTCPNCGSEVPAEAKFCEHCGAAAPSGNQQYAQAPGQYQAPPSQYQAPPQLMGSLSMARPREGQCTLPCP